Proteins from a single region of Apium graveolens cultivar Ventura chromosome 7, ASM990537v1, whole genome shotgun sequence:
- the LOC141674872 gene encoding putative inactive receptor kinase At5g10020 has translation PVNSSFPLYLLLLLFSLISTSLSTTSSELQSLLEFKKGVKTDPLNKLSTWTTQNPNSDPNDAVCSSFYGIICESNSNSPGSVTGIVLDRLGLDGDLRFSTLSGLKSLKNLSLAGNSLTGRLVPTLGLITSLQHLDLSGNLFYGPIPGKLNDLWDLRYLNLSRNKFVGGFPSGIERLQQLKVLDLSENGLWGDVKEFFNGLRNVEHVDLSSNEFFGSVLVDAGNISGWANIVEYLDLSSNKLSGGFLSRDVVGLFRKLRVLDLGDNQLTGELPSFGDLPNLQVLRLGNNQLYGSIPGELLGSSVPVKELDLSRNEFSGSIPNISSTTLSALNLSANVLSGLLPPRVGSCQIVDLSRNSLSDDISVVQNWEANLEVLDLSSNKLSGSVPSFTSQSQRLAMLNLRNNSLVGSLPTALGTYPRLSVVDLSVNKLDGFIPRSLLTSVALMSLNISGNQLTGPLPLQGSHTSELLVLPSYPLIESLDLSDNSLSGPLQTEIGNLGRLKLLSLAKNKLSGELPDELKKLVDLEYLDLSNNNFSGKIPDKLPLKLKGFNVSYNNLSGVVPGNLKSFPDTSFHPGNVWLIFPEGSQSVGGAPVQAGGVPGQAGGGKNHKSKSNIRVAIIVASVVAAVMVAFILLAYYRVQLQDFRVRGGFSSQTAGRDVKVGKFSRPPPNSLSFSNDLLLASNSRSLSGKKEFVTEIVEPVLPAGKAATSASTNLNLLDSYPETSGRKSSSGSPRFVEAIEQSVTLDVYSPDRLAGELFFLDNTLAFTAEELSRAPAEVLGRSSHGTLYKATLGSGLMLTVKWLRVGLVKHKKEFAKEVKRVGSIRHPNVVPLRAYYWGPREQERLVLADYVDGDSVALHLYESTPRRHSLLSLSQRFKVAVDVARSLVFLHEKGMPHGNLKPTNVILAGSDYDARLTDYGLHRLMTPAGIAEQILTLGALGYRAPELATMSKPVPTFKADVYAYGVMLMELLTRRSAGDIISGQLGAVDLTDWVRMCDQEGRGMDCIDRDISRGEEHTQAMDELLSISVRCILPVNERPNMRQVYEEICSISA, from the exons CCTGTAAATTCCTCTTTCCCACTCTATCTCCTCCTCCTTCTCTTCTCTCTCATCTCCACCTCCCTCTCCACCACCTCCTCCGAGCTCCAATCACTTCTCGAGTTCAAAAAAGGCGTAAAAACCGATCCTTTAAACAAACTCTCAACTTGGACCACTCAAAACCCTAATTCAGATCCAAATGACGCCGTTTGCTCTTCATTCTACGGCATTATCTGCGAAAGCAACTCAAATTCACCCGGTTCAGTCACCGGCATTGTACTAGACCGGCTCGGTTTAGATGGCGACTTGCGATTTTCGACATTAAGTGGACTTAAATCACTTAAAAATCTGAGCTTGGCAGGTAATTCACTAACTGGAAGACTTGTACCTACATTAGGTTTAATCACTAGTTTACAGCATTTAGATCTAAGTGGGAATTTGTTTTATGGTCCAATTCCCGGGAAATTGAATGATTTGTGGGATTTACGGTACTTGAATTTGTCGAGAAATAAGTTTGTTGGTGGTTTTCCGAGTGGAATCGAGAGGTTACAGCAGCTGAAGGTTCTTGATTTGAGTGAAAATGGGCTTTGGGGTGATGTGAAGGAGTTTTTTAATGGGTTAAGGAATGTGGAGCATGTTGATTTGAGTTCAAATGAGTTTTTCGGGTCGGTTTTGGTGGATGCAGGGAATATTTCGGGGTGGGCTAATATTGTGGAGTATTTGGATTTGAGTAGTAATAAATTGAGTGGGGGGTTTTTGAGTAGGGATGTTGTCGGGTTGTTTCGGAAGTTGAGAGTTTTGGATTTGGGTGATAATCAGTTGACCGGAGAGCTTCCCTCTTTTGGGGATTTGCCAAATCTTCAGGTTTTGAGGCTTGGGAATAATCAGTTGTATGGTTCGATTCCGGGTGAGTTGTTGGGGAGCTCTGTTCCTGTGAAAGAATTGGATCTCAGTCGCAATGAGTTTTCAG GTTCGATTCCCAATATCAGCTCCACTACTCTGAGTGCATTGAATCTGTCAGCGAATGTGCTCTCTGGTTTATTGCCACCTAGAGTTGGAAGTTGTCAAATTGTTGATTTGAGCAGAAATAGTCTGTCTGATGACATTTCTGTTGTGCAAAACTGGGAAGCGAATTTAGAAGTTCTTGATTTAAGTTCAAACAAGTTGAGTGGAAGCGTTCCTAGTTTTACTTCTCAATCGCAAAGGTTGGCTATGCTAAATCTGCGAAATAATTCTCTAGTTGGTAGCCTACCTACTGCGCTGGGAACCTACCCTAGACTATCTGTGGTTGACCTGAGTGTTAACAAGCTTGATGGGTTTATTCCCCGTAGCTTGCTTACTTCAGTAGCTCTGATGAGCTTAAATATATCAGGAAATCAACTTACAGGACCACTTCCTCTACAAGGATCTCATACCAGTGAGTTATTGGTTTTACCTTCTTATCCgctaattgagtcacttgatcTTTCAGATAATTCCTTGTCTGGACCCTTGCAAACAGAAATAGGTAACTTGGGAAGGCTTAAATTGCTGAGTCTTGCAAAGAATAAGTTATCTGGAGAGCTACCAGATGAATTGAAAAAACTTGTTGATCTGGAGTATCTTGATCTATCGAACAATAATTTCAGTGGTAAGATCCCCGATAAGCTTCCTTTAAAGTTAAAGGGCTTTAACGTTTCTTACAATAATCTATCCGGAGTTGTTCCTGGAAACCTGAAAAGTTTCCCAGATACTTCCTTTCATCCTGGAAATGTCTGGCTAATCTTCCCAGAGGGCAGTCAATCTGTTGGAGGGGCTCCTGTACAGGCTGGAGGGGTTCCTGGACAGGCTGGAGGGGGAAAGAACCACAAGTCAAAGTCTAATATCAGGGTAGCTATTATTGTAGCTTCAGTTGTAGCTGCTGTAATGGTAGCCTTCATTCTACTGGCTTATTATCGAGTACAACTTCAAGATTTCCGTGTAAGAGGTGGATTTAGTTCTCAAACCGCTGGGAGAGATGTTAAAGTTGGCAAATTCAGCCGCCCTCCTCCAAATTCATTAAGCTTCTCTAATGATCTCTTGCTAGCATCAAACTCAAGGTCTTTATCGGGAAAGAAAGAATTTGTTACCGAAATTGTTGAGCCTGTTTTGCCTGCAGGAAAGGCTGCTACCTCAGCATCCACGAACCTTAATCTGCTTGATAGTTACCCTGAAACATCAGGAAGAAagtcatcttcaggatcacctCGATTTGTTGAGGCGATTGAACAATCTGTAACATTAGATGTGTATTCACCTGATCGGCTGGCTGGAGAACTTTTCTTTCTTGATAATACACTGGCATTTACAGCTGAAGAGTTATCCCGAGCACCAGCAGAAGTTCTTGGTAGAAGTAGCCATGGCACGTTGTACAAGGCTACCTTAGGTAGTGGACTTATGTTAACTGTAAAATGGTTGCGAGTGGGACTGGTTAAACACAAAAAGGAATTTGCGAAGGAAGTTAAAAGGGTTGGTTCAATCAGGCATCCAAATGTTGTTCCGTTACGAGCTTACTATTGGGGTCCAAGAGAACAAGAAAGGCTTGTCTTGGCAGACTATGTTGATGGAGATAGCGTGGCTCTACATCTTTATG AATCAACACCGCGGAGGCACTCACTGCTATCATTGAGCCAGAGGTTCAAGGTTGCTGTTGATGTTGCTCGAAGTCTTGTGTTTCTTCATGAAAAAGGGATGCCTCATGGAAACTTAAAGCCAACAAATGTCATACTCGCAGGCTCCGATTATGATGCTCGCCTTACAGATTATGGTCTCCACCGACTCATGACACCAGCTGGCATTGCTGAACAAATATTGACACTGGGAGCTCTTGGATATCGTGCCCCCGAACTAGCAACCATGAGTAAACCAGTCCCGACATTTAAGGCCGACGTGTATGCATATGGTGTCATGTTGATGGAACTGTTGACTAGAAGAAGTGCCGGTGACATTATATCAGGTCAATTGGGTGCAGTTGATCTTACAGATTGGGTTCGAATGTGTGATCAGGAAGGGCGAGGTATGGACTGTATAGACAGGGATATTTCTCGAGGTGAAGAACATACTCAAGCAATGGATGAATTACTTTCAATATCGGTACGATGCATTCTCCCAGTAAACGAAAGGCCTAACATGAGACAAGTTTACGAAGAAATCTGTTCCATATCTGCGTAG
- the LOC141671428 gene encoding LOW QUALITY PROTEIN: cytochrome P450 71AU50-like (The sequence of the model RefSeq protein was modified relative to this genomic sequence to represent the inferred CDS: deleted 1 base in 1 codon): protein MSWTWITLAVVLLTYLLQAWSKKEQRKLPPGPKSLPVLGHLHLIGKNPHQGLQKLARKHGPLMYVRFGSVPNIIVSSPEAAKQFLKIHDLNFASRPPHDAAKHASYDQKNLSFSAYGPYWRSMRKLCTLELLNNVKINTFQALRKEENKLLVDSIVNAAREHVAVDLSAKVSSMSANVGCRMIFGKKYEDKDIDGRGFKALIEESMKLASVPNLANFFPFLGKLDLLGFTKRMKAVAAVFDRFLEKILDEHEIPKDSGHTKDFVDIMLDIMKSGETEFEFERSHIKAVLLDMLAASVDTAATTVEWTMSELLKHPRVMDKVQKELAEVVGMHKLVDESDLESLVYLNMVIKEVFRLHPPSPLLLPHQSIEDCNIDGYFIPKKTTVMVNVYAIGRDSNVWNDAEDFIPERFIGSNIDIRGQDFELLPFGSGRRGCPGMQLGIITVRLVVATLVHSFDWKLPNGMMPSELDMTEEFGLVVRRANHLTVTPSCRLHVY, encoded by the exons ATGTCTTGGACTTGGATTACTCTTGCAGTAGTACTCCTTACTTACCTTCTCCAAGCATGGTCCAAGAAAGAACAGAGAAAACTACCACCAGGTCCCAAAAGCTTGCCTGTCCTGGGACACTTACATCTGATAGGTAAAAATCCTCACCAGGGTTTGCAAAAACTAGCTCGCAAACACGGTCCTCTTATGTACGTAAGGTTTGGATCTGTTCCTAACATCATTGTTTCCTCGCCAGAAGCAGCTAAGCAGTTTCTAAAGATTCACGATCTGAACTTCGCTAGTAGGCCACCTCACGATGCTGCTAAGCACGCTTCTTATGATCAGAAGAACTTGTCTTTTAGTGCATATGGTCCTTACTGGCGTAGCATGCGTAAATTATGCACCTTAGAGTTGCTGAATAATGTTAAAATCAATACATTTCAAGCCCTGAGAAAGGAAGAGAATAAACTGTTGGTGGATAGTATTGTAAATGCAGCTCGGGAACATGTTGCAGTTGATCTCAGCGCCAAAGTTTCATCAATGAGTGCAAACGTGGGTTGCCGAATGATATTTGGTAAGAAATACGAAGATAAGGATATTGATGGACGCGGATTCAAAGCTCTGATTGAAGAGAGCATGAAG TTGGCATCAGTTCCTAACCTTGCTAATTTCTTCCCGTTTCTTGGTAAACTTGATCTTCTGGGATTCACAAAGAGAATGAAGGCTGTTGCTGCAGTATTCGACAGATTCTTAGAAAAGATTCTTGATGAACATGAAATTCCCAAGGACTCGGGGCACACTAAGGACTTCGTTGACATTATGTTAGACATCATGAAATCAGGAGAAACAGAGTTTGAGTTTGAACGCTCCCACATTAAGGCTGTTTTACTG GACATGCTTGCTGCATCAGTGGATACTGCAGCAACGACAGTAGAGTGGACGATGTCTGAGCTTCTAAAACATCCGCGAGTCATGGATAAAGTTCAAAAAGAGTTGGCGGAAGTTGTTGGTATGCACAAGTTGGTTGACGAGTCGGATTTAGAGAGTTTAGTATACCTAAACATGGTAATAAAAGAAGTCTTTAGACTGCATCCACCTTCACCATTACTACTTCCTCATCAGTCCATAGAGGACTGTAACATTGATGGCTATTTTATTCCCAAAAAGACGACTGTCATGGTTAATGTGTATGCAATTGGCAGGGACTCCAATGTTTGGAATGATGCAGAAGATTTCATACCAGAGAGGTTTATCGGAAGTAATATAGATATACGAGGACAGGATTTTGAACTTTTACCATTTGGCTCCGGAAGAAGAGGGTGCCCCGGAATGCAGTTGGGGATCATCACGGTTCGCCTAGTTGTGGCGACGCTTGTGCACTCTTTCGATTGGAAGCTTCCGAATGGAATGATGCCATCAGAGTTGGACATGACTGAGGAGTTTGGACTTGTTGTTAGAAGGGCTAATCACCTAACAGTCACTCCATCTTGTCGCCTTCATGTATATTAG
- the LOC141672561 gene encoding cytochrome P450 71AU50-like: MAWTCIILVVVVVVVVVAVVVVVVVVYYLGPWMKNKRQRKLPPGPKGLPIIGHLHLLSKNPNQDLKKLADEHGPIMLMHFGFVPNIIVSSPEAAKQFLKTRDLNFASRPSLEAAKHITYEGKSLSFATYGPYWRNMRKLCTLELLSNLKINSFQAMRRKELSELVNILEHAAQEQVAVDVSTRITSMSSDVSCQMVFGKKFEDKDFDERGFGGVIQEGMKMAVAFNLGDYFPYIGALDLQGLTRKMKAIAKVWDQFLEKILDDHDQPKEPGQAKDFVDTMLSIMNSGDSEFEFDRSNIKAILVDMFAASAETSATTIEWTLSELLRHPRVMKKVQKELEQVVGMDKMVEESDLERLEYLDMVIKEAMRLHPVAPLLLPHLSIEDCTVDGFFIPKNSRVSINVWAIGRDPKVWTDAEKFLPERFVQSNIDLRGRDFELLPFGSGRRGCPGVQLGLTMVRLVLAQLLHCFDWDLPNGMQPSELDMTEEFGLVVSRATHLMAIPTCRLKKG, from the exons ATGGCTTGGACTTGCATCATACTCGTTGTAGTAGTAGTAGTCGTAGTAGTAGCAGTAGTAGTAGTAGTGGTGGTAGTTTATTATCTCGGGCCATGGATGAAGAATAAGAGGCAAAGAAAATTACCTCCAGGACCGAAAGGCCTTCCCATTATCGGACACCTTCACTTGTTAAGTAAAAACCCTAATCAAGATTTGAAGAAACTAGCTGATGAACATGGTCCAATTATGTTAATGCACTTCGGATTTGTCCCCAACATCATTGTCTCATCACCAGAAGCAGCCAAGCAGTTTCTCAAGACCCGCGACCTTAATTTTGCTAGCAGACCGTCTCTTGAAGCTGCTAAGCACATTACTTATGAGGGAAAAAGTTTATCATTCGCAACGTATGGTCCTTATTGGCGTAACATGCGCAAATTGTGCACCCTGGAATTGCTCAGTAACCTGAAAATCAATTCTTTTCAAGCCATGAGAAGAAAGGAGCTTAGTGAATTAGTAAATATTCTTGAGCACGCAGCTCAAGAACAGGTTGCTGTTGATGTTAGTACAAGAATAACATCCATGAGCTCCGATGTCAGCTGCCAGATGGTGTTTGGGAAAAAATTTGAGGATAAAGATTTCGATGAAAGAGGATTTGGAGGTGTAATTCAGGAGGGGATGAAGATGGCGGTGGCTTTTAACCTTGGTGACTATTTTCCTTACATTGGTGCACTTGATCTTCAGGGATTGACTAGGAAAATGAAGGCTATAGCCAAGGTATGGGATCAATTTCTAGAGAAGATTCTCGACGACCATGATCAGCCAAAAGAGCCTGGGCAGGCCAAGGACTTTGTTGATACCATGTTGAGCATCATGAATTCTGGAGattcagaatttgagtttgatcGCTCCAACATCAAAGCTATTCTAGTG GACATGTTTGCTGCTTCAGCCGAGACTTCTGCAACAACTATTGAATGGACACTCTCTGAACTTCTGCGACATCCAAGAGTAATGAAGAAAGTACAAAAAGAGTTAGAACAAGTAGTTGGAATGGACAAGATGGTGGAAGAATCGGATTTGGAGAGGTTGGAATACTTAGATATGGTTATAAAAGAAGCCATGAGGCTGCACCCTGTGGCACCACTGTTACTTCCTCATCTGTCAATAGAGGATTGCACGGTTGATGGATTTTTCATACCAAAAAATTCAAGAGTTTCCATTAATGTCTGGGCAATAGGCCGAGACCCTAAGGTATGGACTGATGCAGAGAAGTTCCTCCCAGAAAGATTTGTCCAGAGCAATATAGACCTTCGAGGAAGGGATTTTGAACTACTTCCCTTTGGCTCTGGGAGAAGAGGGTGTCCTGGGGTGCAATTAGGTCTCACTATGGTTCGCCTCGTGCTGGCCCAACTGTTGCATTGTTTTGATTGGGATCTCCCTAATGGCATGCAGCCATCAGAACTCGACATGACTGAGGAATTTGGTCTTGTTGTTAGCAGAGCTACACATCTTATGGCCATTCCTACTTGTCGCCTTAAAAAAGGATGA